A window from Malania oleifera isolate guangnan ecotype guangnan chromosome 7, ASM2987363v1, whole genome shotgun sequence encodes these proteins:
- the LOC131160824 gene encoding uncharacterized protein LOC131160824, with protein sequence MRNGLKSLQDNYSSLDQRLMRIEHIRGSSSHGNPMDTSSIPRSDDSSVEAFEEDKEGDEEEEVDAGNEETEGDGDDENEDEEEEEEDDDASNGAEGHDD encoded by the coding sequence ATGCGCAATGGTCTTAAATCTCTACAGGATAACTACTCTTCCTTAGATCAGCGTCTTATGCGCATTGAGCATATACGGGGTAGTTCCTCACATGGtaatcctatggacactagctccataccccgTAGCGATGACTCATCGGTAGAAGCATTTGAAGAAGATAAGGAAggagacgaagaagaagaagtggATGCTGGTAATGAAGAAACTGAAGGTGATGGTGATGATgagaatgaagatgaagaagaagaggaagaagacgaTGATGCCTCTAATGGTGCTGAAGGACATGATGATTAA